A region of the Bombyx mori chromosome 22, ASM3026992v2 genome:
atacataaataaaagtttcGGTTAGAGCATGTTACGTCTGTCACGATGTTGCTCATATGTAGGCTAGGTATCACCATTCTGACcaatttctaccgcgaagcatgtctcccggcttgaagggtggggcagcagctgtactataaaaaaatcatgtgaGAAATTCAGTCAACTAGTAAAAGTTTTCCGTGAATCTTTACTTCCGAAGCCAACAAACGGATTTGCTAGTTGTTAAGATTGCTTATTTAGGGATTTGAGTattgattttgaaattattgGGGTTCTTGACATCTAGATTTATTAGAATATAATCCTCTAAAAGGTCGCATAGGtgtcaatatatttaaaatatttcatttttcttGTATGaactttgaactttttttaagaattttgaCCTATCAatgcacgtttttttttcagatttctGCATTACCTCAGAGTGTCGTCGCTTCACTTGTAGGATAAAATAGTCTGTGAAATTAATACaatgtttcttttattaaacTTACTAACGTTCACTGAccagttttttaatgtttagatCAATAGCGTACAATCTATCATAGCAATTTAGTTTTTTCaggaaagttaaaaaaattcaataaaatttaaaggtaTCACGGGCGATCTTATTCTTTGAAGTGAAATCTTCTAGAAAATCATTACATAGTAAAGAATCAGGAAAAGAAAAGTGTGAATCCTGGCGTGCTTACCGTTTACTgctttttattcaaataaagatTGGATCTTCAAAAAAATTGTTcaattctttttttcctacctatgctgatagccttgagaggctgtttcagcatctccttgacatgtaggtgagctcacggggttcaaaccagtagtgttgctaacactggccctagcaaaagcagagcttcgcagaatctacccccaTTGTTTAAATCTTGTTTCATCATGAGATAaagattcatttatttatttttctgtcaacatacatataaaactatgactatttattaaaaataaaaataccatgacatatttattgtacaaataaattaatattttcatttatgtacGAGAGGTAGTGTTTATTTTGTACACGTTTAGAGAGAAAAAAAGCGTTTCTCAGGATTCAcgagtttttttgttaattgtacaGGAAATCAAAGTTAATATTCTGCTTCAAGGTTTAAATATTGACAGACTTCGGATAAAGCTCAATCTTTGTTAACGTGCCTCTGACTAAAAATTGCAAATGTACTTTTAAAACGTATTGTAACTAATTCCTAAACACTTCGAGTATCAAAATTTATAGATCATACTCTTCATCTTTAATGGAGGATCTAaggaatttattatttaaatcacaCAAAGAGATCACACAAAGTTTTAACTACGAAACGTTGGATTTTGTAATAACATGTCGATTTATGAAGaagctaaaataaataatttaattctaatGAAACTTTGACTCACATTGGTAGTGATAATAATTGTATGCAATGCAAAACGTATTCGTTGTTTTGTTCTTTCAAGCATACACGAAGAACGGAATGTTTTCGTACGTTTGtaatatttatagtagaaaCAGATAATAGACCTTGACCTTCCGTTCCAAGGTTGCGATGGTAGCATTCGCAAAGTGACGTCAATGGGCTTTAGTAACTTGGTGTTAAACCAAGGGAGCCGTACTTTAAGCTATAAAAAGGTGTATACATACATTAGTAATTTTTCAGGATAGCCAAAAAATTGTCAtcgatatataataaaaaaagctgttATATCAAAACACTGAAAGGAGAACGAACAAGTTCCTATAATTCAAActgatatttacatatttataaaatgcaGCTTACATTATGgacttttggtttttttttctattaacacGAAATCAAACCTAAAAATATCTTCTTGATTCTAGtctttaattgttatttttattgagcaACTTTTTTATCCTTCAattcaagcaataaataatatattacagtaACGGGCTACGGCTACGACTAATCCTCACGCCGTTCTATCAGTTAAATATTTCTAGTGCTGAGTATTGGATGTCTTTCAACTCATGAAAATGTATTGCAcggtatgtaaaaatgaattaaaatgtattcaaatatttacGTAAATTTTCGCAAATCAGATACGTCATGAtgtaaaatatctttaaatgtTTGATTTTGCGGCCGTCTGCGACTGCGGGAACTGAAACAAAAATGTCtcgaaaaatgaaaataatatgtgcgATTTCAATCATTCGTTGAAGTGGTACTTTCATATAACGAAAAATGATACATTATATTTCTGCACTATTTAATTTGATGTTTATGCATCTGATGCAGTGTGTAGGTTATAGTGTATACTTGAgtcctataaaatcaaaggcagctaaatccaagtctgtcaaatattcaggtaaactacaaaaatcagccctaaacacgtcattatgaatcctcccgatccatcgaagtactgctcttgctagggccagtattagcaacactcccggtttgagaggCTGAAATAAGTTTGttcggatagctacgatattttttattttaaagcagatttataaagaaagagaatattactaataatctgaattttaaataataaaacttcgtttattagtacttagtactaagtaaaaataaaatttttgaactgaatttgttaggaggtttagctgcatttgttataacatgaaaacactaaagcgtgtccaactaactaaacaagatagcgccattgttaatccattttacgacattatggcgtttagctgcctttgattttataggcctcacttatttaattaatattgcaTTATGTTTTCAGATGAACGTGCCTTTTCTGTTTGTTCTTGTAGTTTGTATTGTCCAAAGCTTAACTGAAGGACAACCCTTAGACGGTGCCCAtggaaatgatataatttataatgaatTCGTAAATGAAAACATCGACAAAGGAGAATACAGCTATCGGTATGTTATTTTTAGTTGTTGTTGTCATAAAATTCATCTctctttgataatttttttactccttcagattttgtttcttgAGTATTATCCGATATTACTATTCTATTCACCACTCTAATTTCTTCAGAGAACAAAATTACAAAGCTCTCAATGTAGAGAAAGATATGAACAGAGCtatatttcagcttctccttgatgtgtaggtgagctcacggggctctaaccgggagtgttgctaacactggccgtagcaagagcagtgcttcacagaatctaccaccagatcggaaacgcgacccactgagaagatccagcgagaaactcagtgggctagagcTATGACAGTATTATGTTAAAACTATGATTACGTTGTTGAAATTGCTTGCATCACCTAATCCTTTGAATGGTTTATTCTAGCAGATATATATGATATATACCCTAAAGCATATAATTCAATAGACCAGAGTGTTATTAGTATGCTGCCAATAGCAAACTCGTTTCACTGCGCGGGCGACTTGACGCCACCACCAGTTTTGTCACCCgtcaaaaataacaatattgctatttgttataaataaaaacaaaaaaattcttcgatcttttttagttaattttcaACTATTATTAATCAATTCAATATGTTGACATCTTTACGGCTCAGCTTTACCCTCTTACTATAATCGACGTTTACGAATTTTCACGCTTTTAAAACTAACGCGGTAATGAAGACGCAACGTATTGTAtccatttttgtaaatttttcttgtttttttttaagttttaaaacaatAGACGAAACCGAGAAAGACGAGACCGCATATTTCAACGAAGATGGCGATTTGGTTGTCGTTGGATATTATTCATACGTTGATCCAGAAGGGAAAATACATTATGTACCGTATAGAGCTGACAAAACTGGCTTTCATATCGAAGTGAGTAGTTATTCTTCCTAGTGATTAAacgtgattttattttaaacgcgATGACATGAACTTATCGCAATTTACTAATTAAACACCAgcacaatttatttattcataatagtatatatataataatagaaaaaagtAAGACATTCACGCCTGCGCATTGTTATGGTAGATATTTTTATGGTACACTTGAGTTAAGGTGTTCAGTTCAGACTTCAAAGTTAAAATCTTAGATGCATTAGAAAGCGCCTACTAGCCCTATATTCACATAAAAAGTAAAGAGAAGAATAGTTAAAGAGATTAAACGGGAAAAtaagtatttcataaaaaaaggtttttcaaAATTAAGTCCTAcagtttaacatttttatttttaaaagtttacttaataatttttttgtattccagAAAATATCCAGCGGATCTTTTAATTTGCCTAACGCAATAGTTGCATCACTCCTCGGTGggtaaaggtaaataaatatgttgaaACTCTAAATCTTGTTTTAATTCGTATAGTTTAAAATTGACCCTGTTTACGACATATTACATTTATCACTTGAAATTAATGTTATCACAAAAAtagttgataaaaattaatttgttgtttGGCTGAATGAATCATCACTACCGTGATTCTCCATTTTAGAACAATTTGTCgtattttaaaacgaaataatTCACTTAGTTTCGTTTTTCAAAAGATGGAGTCGAGTTGACTGCAATCGTGCGaatatttaatttcactttAATAGTAATCCATCGCTTTCCAACATTATCTCCGTTTTTCCTGGCAATTTGTTCGAAGTACTCTAGATTTGCTTGAGAGAGAAGGCAGAAGTCATTGTTGTAAAATGTTCTCATAAGGAATTCATAATGATCATAATCTAATTAGAAACTTTtgtgtttcatttaattttattttaaaacagatttttttcaaattattaaattgcTGGATCAAGTAAGCTCTAGTTTTGAAGAGTGCAATATAACCAATATGTGGGAGAGCGTATGGCCCACAACACAACTAATAAATGACATTCAAGGAGCATGTGCTTAAAAACTGAGCCCATTAGTGCATTTTAGGGCAGGTTTATATACAGCAGTGGACGAATGTGGactgattaaaattatttcatttgaaTGATATTCTTATGAACCGATACCACCATGCCGATgttcaaattattaaattgcTGGATCAAGTAAGCTCTAGTTTTGAAGAGTGCAATATAACCAATATATGGGAGAGCGTATGGCCCACAACACAACTAATAAATGACATTCAAGGAGCATGTGCTTAAAAACTGAGCCCATTAGTGCATTTTAGGGCAGGTTTATATACAGCAGTGGACGAATATGGactgattaaaattatttcatttgaaTGATATTGTTATGAACCGATACGACTATGCCGATGTTCAAATCGCTCAAGTAAATGCTATTTTTTGTAAGAAATTACGAACGCAACACGTGTTCACGAACGATTTATAAATCAAAGATTGTGACATTGTCAAAATACCAGCAAAATTACAGATAGTAGGGCGACTTATAGATAGCTACCATATCTTGCCAAACCCTATCGCAAAGCAGTTATGCGCTCAGGTTAGAACGTGCACAATACAACAAATGGCGAATTAGACATTTCAACAGATTTCGATCTTACGCCCCAaggtgatggcattcacgttataatttctatggtttccggtaatcacttaacaccatatGAGCCGTgattaatttatagaaaaaacTATACgctatgaaacaaaaaaaacttcaaagttATCAAGAATAATCCAAAATTTATGATTTcattaaattcaaaacttaatttattcaaaacaattattgtaaaaaacgaGTCGACAACATTATTTGAATTAGATCATAactgaaacaaataaaagaggAACCCTGCTGTGTTCTTCCCGTGTACAAAAAGGGTTAACTGGATCGTTCCCACGATCAAATAGGGTTCCCAGGAATGAAGACCAGAATTGACATTCTTCAACAACTGGATATAAGTGTGGGCGATTGCTAAGATTTCGCAGTCTATTTAGATACACGTCAATGTAGAACGGTGACAATTATGGTGAGTCGAAAAACCAGTTTTTAAAATACAAGATTTTGACAGCCGCATGAACGTGTGCGTGGATTTTAAGCACAAAATCAGTGGTGGATAGTTCGTTAACAAATAAAGAAATGGCTCATTTTTAACCTTATTAATCACTTAACAAGCCcttaaaaatatacacaaataaaCTTACAAACAAAACTAGTATAGGGATTCTGAGGTTTAAGTGGCAATGGGCAGGGCACACAACTCAAAGAACAGATAGCCGTTGAGACCAAAATTCCTCAAATGGCGACCTCTTAAAGGTCGGGTGAATCCGGCAAATGCTAGCTGCACAGGATCTGTCATTGTAGCTAGCTGTTGGGGGAAGCTTATGTCCAACAGtgcacagagaagatccggcgaaaaactgaGGAGTggtttgtgtctatgggttagttcatcGAACTGGTCGAATGTCGAACTCGTCGAGGAGAGGCCAGAAGCACTGAGACTGGATACGGGGGATCCGATAAGACATGTCTCGGGCGACTACGACTTTTCGTTGCCTCGTCGTCTGGATCGGATATGATGTTAATACGTTCAACTGCCCTGAATTAAAATTTGCTTCAGCTTTATTGATACCTCATAATAAAAACAGAGGAGACAAAAAAGTTTTGACTATTGTTTTTAACTGAGATATTGGCTGTAAAGTCAAATCAAGCCTTGGCCACTTGGAGTGAGTTACCACATACTAACCCGATCAATCctttataaattttttgattCATATTCTATAAATTCCAACGAATGCTGGTCAGGGATTTGAGTGCCCAATACGGAAaacgttttcttttatttctacAATTCACACCTTTTGAAAGATCTTTATTTTTGTGTCTCCTCTTGGTGCTTCGCGAGTCTAgacaatcaaaataaaaatattgtacattgTAGCTGTCTTGACcttaaagctttttttattgtacaggTTAAGAATAGTTGGCTGCTCACCATATTGTCATTTATGGCACTCGTCTTTTTTTTGCAAGCCAGTTCCAATGAAAAACAACTTAAAAGATTCGTGATCAATAATAATGGCTTTGGGACTTATAGTTTCGAGTGAGTAATTATCGTTAacgttatattttaattattttattcgacAGATATaagcttttataatttttttaatattttaaataacattttacacATAGACCCGAACAAATGCATGGCCTCCGATTAGCACCGGTCGTTAAGTCAAATACgtgctttgtttcattttcaattattttttagctaaccaaaaaagcttttgattttaattctgtagataatatttttttaatctaatacaCAGGTGAAATAACTACGTGGAGCCGGttttaaagagaaaaaaaaaaaaagtgtaataaatGATCTGGTAAACTGGTTTCAAATGACAAACTTTTTATGCCTCTGCTATTTGTGTTTAATAAGTTACATTCACAGCGCTCAGCGCAATCCGTTTAATTAGCGGCTAAGTTTTAAATGTAGTTGTTCTTTACTATTgtcttaaatattttactgtagGATGCATTGTTGTTTAATTAGAAACAAAAGAGCATTGTTTCTTAATCGTGTGATGTTCGATTAATTGCAGATACGAAACATCGGAAGGATCGTTCAGGAAAGAAGAAGGCGGACTCTTGGGTAATTCTGGGGGCTCTCTCGTTGTCCGAGGTGAATACGGATATATAGATCCAAGTGGACACAGACA
Encoded here:
- the LOC100379437 gene encoding endocuticle structural protein SgAbd-6, with the protein product MVKNSWLLTILSFMALVFFLQASSNEKQLKRFVINNNGFGTYSFEYETSEGSFRKEEGGLLGNSGGSLVVRGEYGYIDPSGHRHAIKYIADVNGFQPQFGEDHVRYNDRRII
- the LOC101744480 gene encoding larval cuticle protein 16/17: MKMYCTMNVPFLFVLVVCIVQSLTEGQPLDGAHGNDIIYNEFVNENIDKGEYSYRFKTIDETEKDETAYFNEDGDLVVVGYYSYVDPEGKIHYVPYRADKTGFHIEKISSGSFNLPNAIVASLLGG